From the genome of Arthrobacter sp. SLBN-122:
CCGCTATGCCGGCGCCGCCTACCTGGTGTACCTGGGCGTCCGCCAGTTCCTGAGCAAGCCCACGGTGGCCCAGGAGCAGGCCGCCACCCTCCGCAACGAACCCGCCTGGTCCATCTTCCGGCGCGGTTTCTGGGTTAACCTCCTGAACCCGAAGGCGATCGTGTTCTTCCTCGCCTTCACCCCCCAGTTCATCCGGCCCGATCAACCGCTGTTCACCCAGTACGCCGTGCTGACGGCCACCATTGTTGTCATCGACATCCTGGTGATGTGGTTTTTCTTTGCGGCAGCCGCGAGGTCATTTCAACGGTTCACCAACACAGAGCGTGGCCAAAGGGTCCTCAGCAGGGTGTTCGGCGTGCTGTTCGTGGCCGTGGGTATCCTGCTGGCCCTGATCCACTGAAAGAGGCGCTTCCCAAAGAGGGCACCAACGTGACCCGTACCCATTCCGGGGTTAGTAATGCATCTTTACAAAGCCGTAAACCATTGTGAACACGCGGCTAGCCAAGAGTGATCGGAAGCGCGCATGCTTAGGGGCATGAACTCAGCGTCGAGCGCATATCGCGTCATCACCGTCTGCACGGGCAACATCTGCCGGTCCCCCATGGCCGAGCTTATGCTCAAGGCAGCGCTTGAACGCGAGGGCCTTGACCGCCTGGTGGAGGTCGATTCGGCTGGCATCACTGGTTACGAGGCAGGCCGCCCCATCGATCCCCGCGCCGCCCGCCGGCTCGCCGCAACCCAACTCACCTCCGAAGACCACGTGGCCCGGGAGTGGGAGCCCGGCTGGTTCCGCGAGCGCGACCTGATCCTGGCCCTGGACATCGACCACTACGCCTGGCTCAGCGAGGCGGCGCCGGACCAGGAATCCCTGGACAAGATCCGGATGCTCCGCAGTTTCGATCCCGGCATGGCGGAGCGCGACCGGCTGGACCAGGGCATCGAGGACCCCTGGTACGGCGGTCATGCGGATTTCGACGCCGTCTGGCACCAGATCCACGCGGCCCTGCCGGGACTGGTCCAGCACATCAAGTCCGCAGTCCTGCAAAACACCCAGCTTCAGCCGCACTAGCCGCAGCGAAACCAATCGGCATAGGCCCCAAGCGAACGCCCCGCTGGAAACGGTACGCTCTAGTCCATGAGCCTAGCCCCCGTCATTATCGCCGTCGACGGGCGCTCCGGCGCAGGGAAGACCACCCTCGCCGTCGAGCTGGCGGCCCGGCTCCGCGCCCACCACAAGGTCTCGCTGTTCCACCTTGAGGACATTTACCCTGGCTGGGACGGCTTGGCTGCCGGCGTCGAACGTTATGTCTCCACAGTCCTCACCCCGCTGAGCCGAGGCCAGGCGGCCTCGTGGACCAGTTGGGACTGGGAG
Proteins encoded in this window:
- a CDS encoding LysE family transporter, translated to MQFSLWLALAGAGALISFTPGAGAINTMSNSLNAGFRRSIWGILGQQAALVVHVLIVALGVGVLVASSPLAFNVIRYAGAAYLVYLGVRQFLSKPTVAQEQAATLRNEPAWSIFRRGFWVNLLNPKAIVFFLAFTPQFIRPDQPLFTQYAVLTATIVVIDILVMWFFFAAAARSFQRFTNTERGQRVLSRVFGVLFVAVGILLALIH
- a CDS encoding low molecular weight protein-tyrosine-phosphatase, which codes for MNSASSAYRVITVCTGNICRSPMAELMLKAALEREGLDRLVEVDSAGITGYEAGRPIDPRAARRLAATQLTSEDHVAREWEPGWFRERDLILALDIDHYAWLSEAAPDQESLDKIRMLRSFDPGMAERDRLDQGIEDPWYGGHADFDAVWHQIHAALPGLVQHIKSAVLQNTQLQPH